One part of the Capricornis sumatraensis isolate serow.1 chromosome 13, serow.2, whole genome shotgun sequence genome encodes these proteins:
- the HTR1B gene encoding 5-hydroxytryptamine receptor 1B, which yields MEAVATQCPQPPSASSQTGLSQANLSAGPSHNCSAAEEYIYQDFIALPWKVVVVLLLALFTLATTLSNAFVIATVYRTRKLHTPANYLIASLAVTDLLVSILVMPISTMYTVTGRWTLGQVVCDFWLSSDITCCTASILHLCVIALDRCWAITDAVEYSAKRTPKRAAVMIALVWVFSICISLPPFFWRQAKAEAMSNCVVNTDHVLYTVYSTVGAFYFPTLLLIALYGRIYVEARSRILKQTPNRTGKRLTRAQLITDSPGSTSSVTSINSRAPEVPSESGSPVYVNQVKVRVSDALLEKKKLMAARERKATKTLGIILGAFIVCWLPFFIISLVIPICTSCWFHQAIFDFFTWLGYLNSLINPIIYTMSNEDFKQAFHKLIGFKCTN from the coding sequence ATGGAGGCAGTGGCCACTCAGTGTCCCCAGCCGCCGTCCGCGAGTTCCCAGACTGGGCTTTCTCAAGCCAACCTTTCGGCTGGTCCCTCCCACAACTGCAGCGCCGCCGAGGAGTACATTTACCAGGACTTCATCGCCCTGCCCTGGAAAGTAGTCGTGGTCCTGCTGCTGGCGCTCTTCACCTTGGCCACCACGCTCTCCAACGCCTTTGTGATCGCCACTGTGTACCGGACGCGGAAGCTGCATACCCCGGCCAACTACCTGATCGCCTCCTTGGCGGTCACCGACCTGCTCGTGTCCATCCTGGTGATGCCCATCAGTACCATGTACACGGTCACCGGCCGCTGGACGCTGGGCCAGGTGGTCTGCGACTTCTGGCTGTCGTCGGACATCACCTGTTGCACAGCCTCCATCCTGCACCTCTGTGTCATCGCCCTGGACCGCTGCTGGGCCATTACGGACGCCGTGGAGTACTCGGCGAAAAGGACTCCCAAGAGGGCCGCGGTCATGATCGCGCTGGTGTGGGTCTTCTCCATCTGCATCTCGCTGCCGCCCTTCTTCTGGCGGCAGGCCAAAGCTGAGGCGATGTCGAACTGCGTGGTGAACACCGACCACGTCCTGTACACCGTCTACTCCACGGTGGGCGCTTTCTACTTCCCCACCCTGCTCCTCATCGCCCTCTATGGTCGCATCTACGTGGAAGCCCGCTCCCGGATTTTGAAACAGACGCCCAACAGAACCGGTAAGCGTCTGACCCGAGCCCAGCTGATTACCGACTCCCCCGGGTCCACGTCTTCGGTCACCTCGATTAACTCGCGGGCTCCGGAGGTACCCagcgaatccgggtctcctgtgtACGTGAACCAAGTCAAAGTGCGCGTCTCCGACGCCCTGCTGGAGAAGAAGAAACTCATGGCCGCTAGGGAGCGCAAAGCCACCAAGACCCTGGGGATCATTTTGGGCGCGTTCATCGTGTGTTGGCTGCCCTTCTTCATCATCTCCCTGGTCATCCCGATCTGCACATCCTGCTGGTTCCACCAGGCCATTTTTGACTTCTTCACGTGGCTGGGCTATCTCAACTCCCTCATCAACCCCATCATCTACACCATGTCCAACGAGGACTTCAAACAAGCTTTCCATAAACTCATAGGCTTCAAGTGCACGAACTGA